One Pocillopora verrucosa isolate sample1 chromosome 10, ASM3666991v2, whole genome shotgun sequence genomic window carries:
- the LOC131778448 gene encoding calpain-7 — translation MVDVTELCEDGYRLAIQAVDLDKMGSGGAAAFFYIEAAEALIKALSYDPSLEVRDKASQYVRRAEELRALEEGSSHAPTSFKTSQQNGVERAEFLLKQALHEDERGRQIDALPLYTDAADLCIKTSSSLPDSDNLKKKLHGLAKQAIERAEAIKATLSSKPESAGSDSMTITRGVKDLSLMSSGESTPGTSTGDKRPHLTVKELEVLKRTSYINGKLYPPWLDIDLKERFAYPDCYSDKDGQLALSQKQKARFTKWLRPTELCENPEMIYAISSFSIKQTIVSDCSFLASLAISAAYERNFKKTLITSIIYPQNRAGKPVINPSGKYMIKLRINGVSRKVIIDDTLPVGRDGELLCSYSNNRNEMWVSLIEKAYLKVMGGYDFPGSNSSIDLHALTGWIPERMSIKRNNPTFNESMHFDRLLNGVRSGDCLVTVATGPMSESEADRAGLVPTHAYALLDIRKVKGHRLLQLKNPWSHLRWKGKFSEMDSTSWTPELQRALNYDRKSAIQIDNGVFWISWECVMQFFDVIYMNWNPKLFKYRFSLHSTWTSAEGPKKDVYNIGDNPQYKLELLSSDRDTVVWILLTRHITQKDDFAENKEFITVHVYKSDGGRVFYPDNPLLEGTKINSPFYLAKLNAPKGTNRFTLVVSQYEKTNTIHYTLKVFSSTEFRLSPVPVPYTVEKQVTGEWRGKLAGGCPNFSSHSNNPVYRLQIKTTSPSETAEVLLKLRGPKQFSVGAIFRSVELASDGRPIYEAYSETYRPGFYVQQLTKVPTGTYDVIPSTFHPGQEGPFIMTISASCKMALGKK, via the exons ATGGTGGACGTGACGGAACTCTGCGAAGATGGCTACAGATTGGCAATACAGGCTGTAGATTTAGACAAAATGGGAAGCGGAGGTGCAGCTGCTTTTTTCTACATTGAAGCTGCCGAAGCTCTCATCAAAGCACTATCATATGATCCCAGTTTAGAGGTGAGAGATAAAGCTTCGCAGTATGTCAGGCGAGCCGAGGAGCTCCGAGCGCTGGAAGAAG GTTCATCTCACGCACCTACTTCTTTCAAGACTTCACAACAg AATGGTGTGGAGAGAGCAGAATTTCTTCTGAAGCAAGCACTACATGAAGATGAAAGAGGCAGACAAATCGATGCTTTACCTCTCTACACTGATGCAGCCGATCTTTGCATCAAAACT AGCAGCAGTCTACCAGATAGtgataatttaaagaaaaaactccaTGGTCTTGCCAAGCAAGCAATAGAGAG AGCTGAGGCAATTAAGGCAACATTAAGTTCTAAGCCCGAAAGCGCTGGGTCAGATTCAATGACAATCACTAGAGGTGTGAAGGACCTTTCCTTAATGTCGTCTGGAGAATCAACCCCTGGAACAAGCACTGGGGACAAGAGACCTCATCTCACAGTCAAGGAATTGGAAGTTTTAAA GAGAACTTCTTATATAAATGGTAAGCTGTACCCTCCCTGGCTGGATATTGACCTGAAAGAAAGATTTGCTTATCCTGACTGTTATAG TGATAAAGATGGTCAGCTTGCCCTGTCACAGAAACAGAAAGCTCGCTTTACTAAATGGTTAAG GCCAACAGAGTTGTGTGAAAACCCAGAAATGATTTATGCTATATCAAGCTTCAGTATCAAACAG ACCATTGTGTCAGATTGCTCTTTTCTGGCCTCGCTGGCGATCAGTGCTGCTTACGagagaaactttaaaaagacTCTTATTACAAG TATCATTTACCCACAAAATCGCGCGGGAAAACCAGTTATTAATCCATCTGGTAAATACATGATTAAGCTGCGAATCAATGGAGTCTCAAGAAAG GTGATTATTGATGATACCCTTCCTGTTGGAAGAGATGGAGAACTGCTCTGCTCCTACTCCAACAATCGCAATGAAATGTGGGTCAGTCTTATTGAAAAGGCTTATTTAAAG GTGATGGGAGGATACGATTTCCCCGGGTCCAACTCC AGCATTGACCTACACGCTCTTACAGGCTGGATTCCCGAGAGAATGTCGATAAAACGAAACAATCCAACGTTTAATGAGAGTATGCATTTCGATCGTCTCTTGAATGGAGTGAGAAGTG GGGACTGTCTCGTCACGGTCGCAACAGGCCCAATGAGCGAAAGCGAGGCTGACCGAGCGGGACTTGTGCCCACTCATGCCTATGCATTGTTAGACATCAGGAAAGTCAAG GGACATCGTCTTCTTCAACTCAAAAATCCTTGGAGTCATTTGAGATGGAAA GGAAAATTCTCCGAAATGGACTCAACTAGTTGGACGCCGGAGCTTCAGAGAGCCTTGAACTACGACAGGAAAAGTGCTATACAGATTGACAATG GAGTATTTTGGATCAGCTGGGAATGCGTTATGCAGTTTTTCGACGTGATCTACATGAACTGGAACCCCAAACTCTTCAAATATCGCTTTTCTCTGCACTC GACCTGGACATCTGCTGAAGGACCCAAGAAAGACGTTTATAATATCG GAGACAATCCGCAGTACAAACTGGAGTTACTTTCCTCTGACAGAGATACTGTGGTCTGGATCCTTCTTACTCGGCACATCACACAAAAG GATGATTTTGCAGAAAACAAGGAGTTCATAACCGTTCATGTGTATAAGTCAGATGGCGGAAGGGTGTTTTATCCGG ACAACCCACTCTTGGAAGGCACTAAAATAAACAGTCCATTTTACCTCGCTAAACTAAATGCCCCGAAAGGAACAAACCGCTTCACACTTGTTGTCTCTCagtatgaaaaaacaaatacaattcACTACACGCTGAAG GTTTTTTCTTCAACTGAATTCCGTTTATCTCCAGTTCCTGTCCCCTACACAGTTGAAAAGCAG GTGACCGGTGAATGGAGGGGAAAATTAGCCGGTGGCTGCCCTAACTTCTCTTCACATTCCAATAATCCCGTGTATCGCCTGCAAATCAAGACAACTTCACCCTCAGAAACTGCTGAAGTTCTACTAAAACTGCGAGGGCCCAA GCAGTTTTCAGTTGGAGCCATATTTCGTTCTGTAGAGCTCGCCTCGGATGGGAGACCCATTTACGAGGCGTACTCTGAAACCTACAG GCCTGGCTTTTACGTTCAGCAGCTGACCAAAGTGCCCACGGGCACATATGATGTGATTCCTTCGACTTTTCACCCAGGACAAGAGGGGCCTTTCATAATGACGATATCAGCAAGCTGTAAAATGGCACTGGGAAAAAAGTAG
- the LOC131778449 gene encoding melanocortin receptor 4-like, producing MTSAASVPLEVSYIITIIINSVSCPFTVLLNVLIIKAVLTSPRLRINCNFLLACLAVTDTLTGLFGQPSYVLWRILLIFGFSSSETAKHFHANVMHILATASCLHLMLITFERLIAIKFTMQYSNVMTNNNLKIAVSAIWIFGFINGIFTALKINLALYYIGSLITISCVVFVAFAYVILYHETRRHRRKIKTQQLPQREVERSTKENKALKTTVFVVGAVIVSLLPAGFCFIGLAKDLFDTCPINEPLWQTCVMLNSLVNPLIYCFRQKEMRKVVFRKRTQVIYPAMQC from the coding sequence ATGACTAGTGCAGCAAGTGTCCCACTAGAGGTTAGTTACATTATCACTATAATCATCAATAGCGTTTCTTGTCCCTTCACAGTTTTGCTAAATGTGCTGATCATTAAGGCCGTGCTGACGAGTCCTCGACTCCGAATCAACTGTAATTTCTTGCTGGCCTGTTTGGCGGTGACTGACACATTGACCGGTCTCTTTGGCCAACCTTCGTATGTTCTATGGAGGATATTACTTATATTCGGTTTCAGTAGCAGTGAAACAGCTAAACACTTCCATGCTAATGTTATGCATATTTTAGCAACTGCTTCGTGCCTTCATCTGATGTTGATTACTTTCGAGAGGCTCATAGCGATCAAATTTACAATGCAATACTCAAACGTCATGACAAATAACAACCTGAAGATAGCGGTGTCAGCAATCTGGATCTTTGGTTTCATAAATGGTATTTTTACAGCGTTAAAAATAAACCTAGCGCTTTATTATATCGGAAGCCTCATCACAATTTCATGTGTCGTGTTTGTTGCCTTCGCATATGTGATTTTGTATCATGAAACCCGCCGCCATCGAAGGAAGATAAAAACACAGCAACTGCCCCAAAGGGAAGTGGAAAGATCTACCAAAGAGAACAAGGCCCTCAAGACAACAGTGTTTGTAGTTGGTGCTGTTATTGTGAGCCTTCTTCCAGCTGGTTTCTGTTTCATCGGTTTAGCTAAAGATCTTTTTGATACCTGCCCCATCAATGAACCACTCTGGCAAACCTGTGTGATGTTGAACTCACTTGTTAATCCACTGATCTACTGCTttagacaaaaagaaatgagaaaggtTGTATTTAGAAAAAGAACACAGGTCATATATCCAGCCATGCAGTGTTGA
- the LOC131778450 gene encoding melanocyte-stimulating hormone receptor-like, protein MTSIKSDIVISPPEVNYIISISINSIVCPFTVLLNVLVILVIKKRPRLRTNSNILLACLAVTDALTGLFGQPLYVLWRIFLLFGLSNSEILENVCVCVMTTLSSASYLHLMLVTFERLVAIKYAMRYSNVVTNNNLKIAVLAIWINSFVCGTLCVLKMYLALNYIGSLISISCIVLVGFAYVTLYHETRRHRRKIKTQQLPQEEVERSTKENKALKTTVFVISAVIVSLLPAGFCLIGSATDLFDTCPIDESIWQTCSVLNSFVNPLIYCWRQNEMRKLVFRIVK, encoded by the coding sequence ATGACCAGCATAAAAAGCGACATAGTAATTTCCCCACCAGAGGTTAATTACATTATCAGTATTAGCATTAACAGCATCGTCTGTCCTTTTACAGTTCTGCTCAACGTTCTGGTAATTTTAGTCATCAAAAAAAGACCACGACTTCGAACTAACAGCAACATCTTGCTGGCCTGTTTAGCAGTTACTGACGCATTGACTGGTCTCTTTGGGCAACCGTTATATGTGTTGTGGAGGATATTCCTATTATTTGGCCTCAGTAACAGTGAAATACTTGAAAATGTTTGTGTCTGTGTTATGACTACACTTTCGTCTGCTTCATACCTTCATCTGATGTTGGTTACTTTCGAGAGGCTCGTAGCGATCAAATATGCGATGCGCTATTCAAACGTTGTAACTAATAACAACCTGAAGATAGCGGTGTTAGCAATTTGGATCAATAGTTTCGTATGTGGTACTTTATGTGTGTTAAAAATGTACCTAGCTTTGAATTATATCGGAAGCCTCATCTCTATTTCATGTATCGTACTCGTTGGCTTCGCATATGTGACTTTGTATCATGAAACCCGCCGCCATCGAAGGAAGATAAAAACACAGCAACTGCCCCaagaagaagtggaaagatctactaaagaaaacaaagcgcTGAAGACAACAGTGTTTGTAATTAGTGCTGTTATTGTGAGCCTTCTTCCAGCTGGTTTCTGTCTCATCGGTTCAGCTACAGACCTTTTTGATACTTGCCCAATCGATGAATCAATCTGGCAAACTTGCAGCGTGTTAAACTCGTTTGTTAATCCACTGATctactgctggagacaaaacGAAATGAGGAAGCTCGTATTTAGAATAGTGAAATAG